One Falco naumanni isolate bFalNau1 chromosome 13, bFalNau1.pat, whole genome shotgun sequence DNA segment encodes these proteins:
- the B3GNT5 gene encoding lactosylceramide 1,3-N-acetyl-beta-D-glucosaminyltransferase, which produces MFVSPRRVRKCHFLQIFATCFVLCLMIFWAPFDNHIVSHMKSYSYRYLINSYHFVNDSLSINRDNLGRVSSYQYLINHREKCQQQDVLLLLFVKSSPENRHRRDAIRQTWGNEKYVRSQLNANIKTLFALGRPAGQQQQTQLQRELQLEDQKYNDLIQQDFLDTFHNLTLKLLLQFSWVNAYCPHAKFIMSADDDIFIHMPNLVAYLQSLAQMGVQDFWIGRVHRGSPPIRDKSSKYYVPYEMYQWPSYPDYTAGAAYVISNDVAAKVYEASLTLNTSLYIDDVFMGLCANKMGIVPQYHAFFSGEGKAPYHPCIYKKMMTSHGHVDDLHQLWKEATDPKVKEFSSGVWGRIYCRLVNIVLLCKLYYEDTYPCSAAFS; this is translated from the coding sequence ATGTTTGTTAGTCCCAGAAGAgtcagaaaatgccattttttgcAGATATTTGCCACCTGCTTTGTATTGTGTCTTATGATTTTTTGGGCACCATTTGATAATCATATTGTGAGTCATATGAAGTCCTATTCATACCGATACCTCATAAATAGCTACCATTTTGTGAATGACAGCCTGTCTATCAACAGGGATAACTTGGGCAGAGTATCAAGCTACCAGTACCTGATCAACCACAGAGAGAAATGTCAGCAGCAGGATGTCCTTCTCCTATTGTTTGTGAAGTCTTCTCCTGAAAACCGTCATCGGAGGGATGCAATTAGACAAACTTGGGGTAATGAGAAGTATGTTCGTTCTCAACTTAACGCCAACATTAAAACTCTTTTTGCTTTAGGGCGACCAGcaggtcagcagcagcaaacacagctgcaaaGAGAACTTCAGCTGGAAGACCAGAAATACAATGATTTGATTCAGCAAGACTTCTTGGATACTTTTCACAATCTTACTCTTaaattgcttttgcagtttAGCTGGGTGAATGCGTACTGTCCTCATGCCAAGTTCATTATGTCTGCAGATGATGATATATTTATCCATATGCCAAATCTTGTTGCTTATCTCCAAAGTCTAGCACAAATGGGTGTTCAAGATTTCTGGATTGGTCGTGTCCATCGTGGATCACCCCCCATAAGAGACAAGAGTAGCAAATACTATGTTCCATATGAAATGTACCAGTGGCCCTCTTATCCTGACTATACAGCAGGAGCTGCTTATGTAATATCAAATGATGTAGCAGCTAAAGTATATGAGGCTTCATTGACCCTCAATACAAGTCTTTATATAGATGATGTTTTCATGGGTCTCTGTGCCAATAAAATGGGAATTGTACCACAAtatcatgcatttttttctggggaaggaaaggctCCATATCATCCctgcatttataaaaaaatgatGACTTCTCATGGACACGTAGATGATCTTCACCAGCTCTGGAAGGAGGCTACAGATCCCAAAGTTAAAGAGTTTTCTTCAGGGGTTTGGGGTAGGATATACTGCAGACTAGTTAATATTGTGCTTCTCTGTAAACTATACTATGAGGACACGTATCCTTgttcagctgcattttcttgA